One genomic segment of Salinigranum rubrum includes these proteins:
- a CDS encoding GNAT family N-acetyltransferase: MSLTGPVERFERKGVDYVVRPYEDGDRDGFLDVYATVTDLRLDAEWFDATYEAVPHLDHVPVVVVETGDTVVGLCPFGPLPIRGGSDEREETALALLSRDVVVHPDHRRRGLYTAALEYALACYADHPAAFVVAPSVVESRAANERLGWTYGPPRKTHYRVRDATAFVAHRLGPRRRFAAPLPGAALDAYVVARDRRHRDACRVEVTRTDGLAVDILVDLHTRPSGRPAAVSQRSTPRRSGTSSETRSSRDSRRTSPASAARSSRLSPFIHAGTTGRIGSLSFTSRRSPAATAGEERSRPSCAVLSATRRRSTPTALPFPSPSRCSPRTGSSRIDTHRCRSWNRHGSDSAVGHSETPAGPWAESRSSATTSGRSSGDAAASHVRRTSRPRRSDCG, from the coding sequence ATGTCGCTCACAGGCCCGGTCGAACGCTTCGAACGGAAGGGGGTCGACTACGTCGTCCGACCGTACGAGGACGGTGACCGGGACGGTTTCCTCGACGTGTACGCGACGGTCACCGACCTCCGTCTCGATGCGGAGTGGTTCGACGCGACCTACGAGGCCGTCCCGCACCTCGACCACGTCCCGGTGGTCGTCGTCGAAACCGGCGACACGGTGGTCGGGCTGTGTCCGTTCGGTCCACTCCCGATCCGCGGTGGGAGCGACGAGCGTGAAGAGACCGCCCTCGCGCTGTTGAGCCGTGACGTCGTCGTCCATCCCGACCACCGGCGCCGGGGGCTGTACACGGCAGCGTTGGAGTACGCCCTCGCATGCTACGCCGACCACCCCGCGGCGTTCGTCGTCGCTCCCTCGGTCGTCGAGTCCCGTGCGGCCAACGAGAGACTGGGCTGGACGTACGGACCGCCCCGGAAGACACACTACCGGGTACGGGACGCAACGGCGTTCGTCGCGCATCGGCTCGGACCGCGGAGACGCTTCGCCGCGCCCCTTCCGGGCGCCGCCCTCGACGCCTACGTCGTCGCCCGAGACCGCCGCCACCGCGATGCTTGCAGGGTCGAGGTGACGCGAACCGACGGCCTGGCGGTCGACATCCTCGTCGACCTCCACACGCGGCCGTCGGGCCGTCCAGCGGCCGTCTCCCAGCGTTCGACGCCGAGACGCTCCGGTACGTCCTCGGAAACCCGGAGTTCGCGCGACTCGCGACGTACGTCGCCCGCGAGCGCGGCGAGGTCGTCGCGGCTCTCGCCGTTCATCCACGCCGGCACCACGGGACGGATTGGCTCTCTGTCGTTCACGTCGCGCCGCTCGCCGGCGGCGACCGCTGGCGAGGAGCGCTCTCGGCCCTCCTGTGCCGTGCTATCCGCGACGCGCCGGCGGTCGACGCCTACCGCGTTGCCGTTCCCTTCCCCGAGTCGGTGCTCGCCGCGCACGGGTTCCTCTCGGATCGACACCCACCGATGTCGCTCCTGGAACCGCCACGGCTCCGACTCGGCTGTCGGCCACTCGGAGACGCCGGCTGGACCCTGGGCGGAGAGCCGGTCCTCAGCGACTACCTCTGGACGGTCGTCTGGTGACGCGGCCGCGTCGCACGTCCGACGAACGAGTCGGCCTCGTCGCTCCGACTGCGGATGA
- a CDS encoding gluconate 2-dehydrogenase subunit 3 family protein, translating to MRLSRRDALAVLAGLGAAGGGAALGVIGTHDAPVAGDGRPVDGEDEREDEDALSVLVAAAEVLYPSDVDGHRAFVETYVAGRRRTDPDHYAGVVSAARELDAVARDWHDTAFATLAPETRDRLLRDLGVDVADPDPAGNVSDRLRFFVVNDLLYAFYTSPTGGELVGTENPTGYPGGLESYQHGPGAVDDG from the coding sequence ATGAGGCTGTCCCGACGCGACGCGCTCGCCGTCCTCGCAGGGCTCGGTGCCGCAGGCGGGGGTGCGGCTCTGGGCGTTATCGGGACGCACGACGCGCCGGTCGCCGGTGACGGTCGTCCGGTGGACGGGGAGGACGAACGCGAGGACGAGGACGCTCTCTCGGTTCTCGTCGCGGCCGCGGAGGTACTCTATCCGTCAGACGTCGACGGTCACCGGGCGTTCGTCGAGACGTACGTCGCCGGGCGTCGCCGGACCGACCCGGACCACTACGCGGGCGTCGTCTCCGCGGCGAGAGAACTCGACGCCGTCGCCCGCGACTGGCACGACACCGCGTTCGCAACGCTCGCTCCGGAGACGCGCGACCGCCTCCTCCGCGACCTGGGCGTCGACGTCGCCGACCCCGACCCCGCAGGGAACGTCTCGGACAGGCTCCGTTTCTTCGTCGTGAACGACCTGCTGTACGCCTTTTACACGTCGCCGACCGGGGGCGAACTGGTCGGGACGGAGAACCCGACGGGCTACCCCGGCGGACTCGAATCGTACCAGCACGGCCCGGGGGCGGTCGACGATGGCTGA
- a CDS encoding GMC family oxidoreductase, with the protein MAEGRAPSPPADVCVVGSGPAGALVACRLAEAGHDVVILEAGPRFDGNRESRMETHLRPDMDNPWEMGGPRDAYASSGEKHYPLNAARVKGVGGSSLHWHGMVMRLHERDFELRSRHGVGADWPFSYEDLRPRYREAERELGVAGALDNPYAPPREEPFPLPAFPPSYSDSLFAPACETLGIDMHSVPNARNSEPYGGRSACVGYGTCKPVCPSGAKYTAETHVTRAVEAGARVIDRAPAQRLEHDPSGERVERAVYATPEGVYEQEARRFVVAAGGVETPRLLLLSDSETYPDGLANSSGLVGRYFMDHLFAGMGGRLDADTRQHHVGFNTSESHQFYDDTDPVNGLKLEFLNYAGPTVAGAALSSDAWGDELRDEVREVYGTQIGMGALVEQLPRAENRVTLDPSTRDDHGNPVPDVQWSLDAETKAALRRANELQERVLSELGVDIEWRVGPDNTGPAFHHMGTTRMGTDPAESVVDPSLRTHDLSNLWLVGSSVFPTGGAMNPTLTIAALALRAAAALAEGL; encoded by the coding sequence ATGGCTGAGGGGAGAGCGCCGTCGCCGCCGGCGGACGTCTGCGTCGTCGGGTCGGGACCGGCCGGCGCGCTCGTGGCGTGTCGGCTCGCGGAGGCGGGTCACGACGTCGTAATCTTGGAGGCCGGGCCGCGGTTCGACGGGAACCGAGAGAGCCGGATGGAGACGCATCTCCGGCCCGATATGGACAACCCCTGGGAGATGGGCGGCCCCCGCGACGCGTACGCCTCCTCGGGTGAGAAACACTACCCGCTCAACGCCGCGCGGGTCAAGGGCGTCGGCGGGTCGTCGCTGCACTGGCACGGGATGGTGATGCGCTTACACGAGCGGGACTTCGAGCTTCGCTCCCGACACGGCGTCGGCGCCGACTGGCCCTTCTCGTACGAGGACCTCCGCCCTCGCTACCGCGAGGCCGAGCGCGAACTGGGCGTCGCGGGCGCGCTCGACAACCCCTACGCCCCGCCGCGCGAGGAGCCGTTCCCCCTCCCCGCGTTCCCACCGTCGTACTCCGACTCGCTGTTCGCCCCTGCCTGTGAGACACTCGGCATCGACATGCACTCGGTCCCGAACGCGCGCAACTCCGAGCCGTACGGGGGGCGAAGCGCCTGCGTCGGCTACGGGACCTGCAAGCCCGTCTGCCCCTCCGGGGCGAAGTACACCGCCGAGACCCACGTCACCCGCGCCGTCGAGGCGGGCGCGCGCGTCATCGACCGCGCGCCGGCGCAGCGACTCGAACACGACCCGTCGGGGGAGCGAGTCGAGCGCGCGGTGTACGCCACGCCCGAGGGGGTGTACGAGCAGGAGGCCCGTCGGTTCGTCGTCGCCGCCGGCGGCGTCGAGACGCCGCGACTCCTGCTGCTCTCCGACTCGGAGACGTATCCGGACGGTCTCGCCAACTCCTCGGGGCTCGTCGGGCGGTACTTCATGGACCACCTGTTCGCGGGGATGGGCGGCAGGCTCGACGCCGACACCCGCCAGCACCACGTCGGCTTCAACACCAGCGAGTCTCACCAGTTCTACGACGACACCGACCCCGTGAACGGCCTGAAGCTGGAGTTTCTCAACTACGCCGGCCCGACCGTCGCGGGCGCGGCGCTCTCCTCGGACGCGTGGGGCGACGAACTCCGCGACGAGGTGCGGGAGGTGTACGGCACCCAGATCGGAATGGGCGCGCTCGTCGAGCAACTCCCACGAGCCGAGAACCGGGTGACGCTCGATCCGAGCACCAGGGACGACCACGGCAACCCCGTTCCCGACGTCCAGTGGTCGCTCGACGCGGAGACGAAGGCGGCGCTCCGACGGGCGAACGAGCTACAGGAGCGGGTCCTTTCCGAACTCGGCGTCGACATCGAGTGGCGCGTCGGCCCCGACAACACCGGGCCGGCCTTCCACCACATGGGGACGACGCGAATGGGGACCGACCCCGCGGAGAGCGTCGTCGACCCTTCGCTTCGGACACACGACCTCTCGAACCTCTGGCTCGTCGGGTCGAGCGTCTTCCCCACGGGCGGCGCGATGAACCCGACGCTCACCATCGCGGCACTCGCCCTCCGGGCCGCAGCGGCGCTCGCGGAGGGGCTCTGA
- a CDS encoding helix-turn-helix domain-containing protein has translation MIVEFDIDTDVLSHALQRTPEMSVVVDTLDASDAIPLRNLFWASGGDFDRFEAALAEDPTIATFELLAEENDARLYRVQYAGGVPEVEAYRALVDLDGAVLHAENDGQGWFVRMRFPNREAIASFRERCWEADFDIHIRAVYDREQEAPEHRFGLTAAQYETLLTALRSGYFSIPRGASLQDVADELDISSQAASERLRRGMKGLVNTTLADARDRNRAETLETDR, from the coding sequence ATGATCGTAGAATTCGACATCGACACGGACGTCCTCTCACACGCGCTTCAGCGCACACCGGAGATGTCCGTCGTCGTCGACACGCTGGACGCATCGGACGCGATTCCACTGCGGAACCTCTTCTGGGCGTCGGGGGGCGATTTCGACCGGTTCGAGGCCGCGCTCGCGGAGGACCCGACCATCGCGACGTTCGAGTTGCTCGCCGAGGAGAACGACGCCCGCCTCTACCGCGTCCAGTACGCCGGGGGGGTCCCGGAGGTCGAAGCCTACCGGGCGCTGGTCGACCTCGACGGCGCCGTCCTTCACGCGGAGAACGACGGGCAGGGCTGGTTCGTCCGGATGCGCTTTCCGAACCGCGAGGCCATCGCCTCGTTTCGCGAACGCTGCTGGGAGGCCGACTTCGACATTCACATCCGCGCGGTGTACGACCGGGAGCAGGAAGCGCCCGAACACCGGTTCGGCCTCACCGCCGCCCAGTACGAGACGCTCCTCACCGCGCTGCGGAGCGGCTACTTCTCCATCCCGCGCGGAGCCTCGCTTCAGGACGTCGCGGACGAACTCGACATCTCGAGTCAGGCCGCCTCGGAACGACTCCGCCGCGGCATGAAGGGACTCGTCAACACGACGCTCGCCGACGCCCGGGACCGAAACCGCGCCGAGACGCTCGAAACCGACCGTTGA